A single region of the Zetaproteobacteria bacterium genome encodes:
- a CDS encoding CBS domain-containing protein — protein sequence MTQTNVSGIAVRDVMKLKYDLVEGVATVRQALEMMRHVETKCLIVNKRHANDEYGIVVIADIASKVLAQDRSPDRVSVYEVMTKPAITVHPDMDIRHASALFHHFGLSRAPVVDREGEIIGIVSYTDMVMKGLLRLS from the coding sequence ATGACCCAGACTAATGTCTCCGGCATTGCGGTACGCGATGTGATGAAACTGAAGTACGACCTGGTGGAGGGTGTGGCCACGGTGCGTCAGGCACTGGAGATGATGCGGCATGTCGAAACCAAGTGCCTGATCGTCAACAAGCGCCACGCCAACGACGAATACGGCATCGTGGTCATCGCCGACATCGCCAGCAAGGTGCTGGCCCAGGACCGCTCACCCGACCGCGTCTCGGTCTACGAGGTGATGACCAAGCCGGCGATCACCGTCCACCCCGACATGGATATCCGCCACGCCAGCGCCCTGTTCCACCACTTCGGCCTCTCCCGGGCGCCGGTGGTCGACCGGGAGGGCGAGATCATCGGTATCGTCAGCTACACCGACATGGTGATGAAGGGGTTGCTCCGCCTCTCCTGA
- a CDS encoding P-II family nitrogen regulator has protein sequence MHFKLIIAFVDERRTDEIMAAARAAGATGATVVNNVRGEGLSRKKSFFGLAVDAQRDVLMFVVEQHLSRKILERIAEVADFDNNPGSGMAVQLDLEDSIGLKSQIEILLDEVEEKL, from the coding sequence ATGCACTTCAAACTGATCATCGCCTTCGTCGACGAACGGCGTACCGACGAGATCATGGCCGCCGCGCGCGCGGCGGGGGCGACCGGGGCGACCGTGGTCAACAACGTGCGCGGCGAGGGGCTGTCACGCAAAAAGAGCTTCTTCGGCCTGGCGGTCGATGCGCAGCGCGACGTGCTGATGTTCGTCGTCGAGCAGCATCTAAGCCGCAAGATCCTCGAACGGATCGCCGAGGTGGCCGATTTTGACAACAACCCGGGCAGCGGCATGGCGGTACAGCTCGATCTCGAAGACAGCATCGGACTCAAGTCGCAGATCGAGATCCTGCTCGACGAGGTGGAGGAGAAGTTGTGA